The following nucleotide sequence is from Tenrec ecaudatus isolate mTenEca1 chromosome X, mTenEca1.hap1, whole genome shotgun sequence.
AGTTCTACAATATCGAATATAGTCTCTCTAAGACAGCAAAGTCTTTAGGGTAACGGAAGTGATGCCCTGGAGGATGACTGATACCCTTCTCTGAGACAAAATGACAAAGATTTttctaaggtgaatcagagacatagATAAACTTTAGATGCGTGAATGTTGAGGGAGTTTGCACTTAATTCTCGCCCCAATGTAACACCAATCAGCTCTCAGGAAAACTTCCTCCTTGATGCTCCACTTCCTCAAGAGAACAGGGCTCTGAAGATACAAGTGCAACAGCAAAGTCTAACGAAGGAACTCgtgggtgcctggctctcaaaagaacACTGTCAGGGTTCTTAAAGTTTACATCCCAAGAAGCAAGCACCTAAGTCGGCGCCCATTGACTTTCTACATATTCCCGATCAATCCAATGCTTGTCAATAATATAATCCCTTTCTAAATGATGGAATCGCATCGCAGCTTCAGCTGTGTACACCTGCTTTGTAGGACACTAGAGCTGACAGGGGAAGCACACAGCCCATTTGCGTTCATCACAGGTGGATTACACTCCCCATGACTGCCCTCTGATCACCGTGGATGGATGTGCACAGCCCTGTTATCTCACAGAGAACAGTGTGAATTCAGTGATTGCAACGTCGCTGTTGTTCcgtgtcattgagtcaactccgATGCACAGGGACCCCATGCACGACAAAAGGAAAGCCTGCACAGTCATGTTCCATCCTCACGACTGTAAGTTTCAggaccttgttgcagccactccatcAATCCATCACATCAAGGGACTTCTTTAGTCTCCCTgtgtttctccagggactgatctctccccaaAACCTGTCCATAGTATGTCAATTGAAATCCCATCATCCAAGCCTGTAAGGAGCAATGTGGTCACATTTCTTTCCAGATAGATATGCTTGTCCGTTTGTCACACCTCTGCTGATAAGAAATCATCCACTATGCAGGATTCTCattttacaaatggaacataattaaaggatagccattaatcacaaaataatatgtaatcatgctatgtgaaatatttatttctaataacaaatagatgacatttggtcttgtaacatggtgtagcatgggtcttCACACCGGGCACTAGTATGTGGGCATATGTGCATCAGGCAGACCCCCCAGGGGACGAATAGAGGAGCGGAGTCTCTGTTTCCAAGACCTtccgaaatatgtgttttccaatggtcttagtcgACACCTGTGAAAGCATCGCTCAACCACTAAAGGGGTAGCAACCCATAGGTTGTGAACCTGTCATGTTCAACGTGGAGGAAAATAGCGATCCGTCTTAATGTGTCCTGCAGGTTGGCAAGGAGGTGGAAGGAAGGGATGCAATCGCGCTGAGTTtggtgcattttattttttatgagacaACGTGGGATCCTGGAACGGATCTACAGGGCACTCCCACAAGGTGCTCCACAGAGAAGTACATGTTCCATGCTCCTGGCACTAATCACGccctcagaaaccatggaggggtgGTGCACATCATGGGATGCTGCACTGTATCAATAGTTTATCTATTGGGATCCAAACCAGAATATCACGGTTTGAACATCAGCCTTTCTGTTTTGCAGGAGCTGCATGCATTCCAGGATGTGTTCATCCGAGTGCATTCGGCTGCTCTACTCAGCATAAACAGGGTATAGAGATATGGGGAGGCTTGCCATCATCTATATATTTCTGTCCTCATTGCCTTCGcacctgagtttggtttgtgtttatGTTTTGTGATATAACATGGCTTCCATGAATAGATCTGTTGGAATGGAATcctgtgtgaagacattccataGTAAAAGAATTCAGGGTGGGATAGTACACCTTAGTCCCTCCTCGATTTTTGTCACGTGGATGTCCGGGGAATTTCCAGAGGTGTCGATCCAGATCATTTCACGTCCCAAGCGATTTtagggaagtgagcagagagaagcatGATCTTTCTCCAGCAAGAAAGGAGGTGGGGAGGTCAGGATCTGTCCAGGGCTGCTCTGCTGGCACATCCAAGCTCTCATCCCTTCACAACCGCAAGGAAATGGAAGGAAAGCGAGTTTCTCTGAGATGTGGCTGATCAGAACTGTCGTCTCTCATGGGATTCAAGGACAACACAGCCTGATGATAGAACACACAGCTGTCTACAGCCAGGAAAGGAGTGAGGGTCAGGGTGTAGCTCTGGATTGGGACCCTTTTGCAGCAAGCTTCGTAGATCCAAGTTAAGGCAGATGGTAAAATACCGTCAGATTTCCCAGAAAGGTCACACTCTCATATATTACCAGTTGACTAGGAAATGGCTCCAGCCCCAACAGAAAAACAGAGCATTCTCCTCTGGTTgatgccctgaatttggacttcacaCAGCTTAATAAGACAATTATTTCTGGTTGGTGGTGCTTCTTTCACTACTGAAAGTATTAAGGTTTTTAGGCAAAACCCTTAATCCCTTAAAATCGTAtgtggtgcagtgaattacttggGATTGCAGAGAACAATAGGTTTTTAAAGAGAAATTGATGAGGATCACGATcgttctgagaaaggaaaggaagagggaaTTCCAGACAGGATTCAGttgtaagtgattattacaaaggtTAATTGTGATGGACAAAGCCTTGATGTGTCAAGACAAAGATCAGTCAATGTCACCAAGTTCACTCAcacccatcaagtccattccaacccagcaaCGCCATGGGGCAAAGAAGTAAACCTCTAGTCGGGgaattcttttatttcatcatcatATGTGATTGGAATTTTTGTCAGGACTGAGATTATAGTTCTGTTCCCTGGAAAATATATAGATCaaataagagggagaaataaaattcacaaaCAAGAAGAACTGAAATCAaaatacaacaccaccaccacaaaaagcaCTCAATGACGTACTGTGAGAGAAATATCAATGACAACCACGCACAAATCTGctcacaaacaccaacacacacacacagagccacacCCCGTGCAGTAATGTAATacatgaagaacaaagaaacttaaCACATATACTTACACACTCTTACACAACATgcacaaatataaagcaaaatttctggaatatatatatatcaataactTCACCCAAGGTCAATGGACTAATTCTAAAGTTAACAGAATGAGAGAATCAGATGAGTCAGAAAACAATCTATTAAATGCTACCTCATGCTTCCTCATAACTCATACACCCAGACCTGAAACTACTTAAAACCAGAGGCCCCCAAAAAGCATATGAAGCAtagaggaaccagaggaaagcagggaCAGCACTATTGATAAGTGTTTAACTGAATAGTGGAAGAAAGGAGACCTAGACCAGGGAGCTTCTCTGGACGTGCGGTTCCTGCCTGGTGAACCTCCTTGGCCCAAGTTAAGGCTGAGACCCAAACACATAGTGCTCGCCAAGGGAGGTCCGGCGCAGAGATGTTGCAAAGAGAAAAGGAACACaccccagagcacacagggagagtcTTCTCCTGCAGGCGATGCCCTAGATTTGGATTCCAGCTACCTAAACAGAGGGACCATTAACGTTGGGCATTTTAAGTACCCTATTTGGTGATGTTTCTCCCATCAGAGCACTTGAGAAGAGAATGCAGAGTGCTCTTTCCAAAAGTCAATCCTTGAAGCAGGGCCAGTGTGACCTAATAATCCCTACTGTGCTCTACGGACATGCAATTGAGATCTCGTGTTTGGTAATCCACTGGGGTGCTTACCACcaagtcactggttcaaagctCTCAGCCAATCTGAGGGACTTGATGAGGCCTCTACTCCTGGAGACATCGGCAGTCATTAGGAAGCTAGAGGCACTTCAATTCTTTCCCATAGTTGACTCCTAGTTGGAAGAGGCACAGAATACAAGTAATGTTGTGCCTTGGGAAATTAATTACATAGATGTATATCCATAAGGAAAAAACCCTGTCACACATGTGAGATTCTGGGCTCTAGAGCCATGTCTGTAACCTattgcttaatccactctcaTCAGCTAACCCACTCCTCAAAGTTTTCTATGTTGTCTCAATCTCGGTGGGGAAGGTGTGATGCTGAGAGTTTGAGTCCGCAGGGCCGGGTCTTGATTCTAAGGTATTGGTTCTTTACGATGGCATCATCGTTGTTGATGGGATTTCATAAAATGCCATCAATTCCAAGCTGAGActtactgtgaacagccaatgacggggaagagagctaccttgtgggtgtggcctcatgatttaaaaggtctccgtgagagctctgtagctttgttctggacctggacccttcctctgacctgaaggtttcgggacttgggacagaatcttgccattgttcctgcttctctggacgttgtcagtctcaacacacttgaggaagaaggctgccattggacctgccatcttggattcatcatccACTGGATCTACTTGATCAAGGATAAGAGTCAAGACTGAAATCTGAGCCTTGTCTGCCTCTTCaacggtgagttggaattgggAGTAGCATGAAAACTGTCTAAAGTGGTTCTGAGAATCTATGTGCGGAGGGGCCTAGATTTGATGGCCGGGTTCCAAGCTTGTCTCTCTGGAGCCCTCTGTGAAGTGAGTGCCTCGAACgtgttgccattcttgcctctaaagagcgctTTGTCCGTGTGTGCTAGCACGGTACATCTCAAGAGGGACTACAGGGAATGGATAGATCGTTAGCATTACAGAATTGATACATAGCTTAAATCACTGAATCTGAAACTGGTGATTTCCAGCATAAATGCCCACTGATTCACAATCAAGAATCAAttgacaacagaaagtaaaacagaatTATTAATATTATCTGTTCTGAGACAGACTAGCAGTAGCCACTATATGCCATCTTGTGGACTGCTGAGTGCCCTGCCACCTTCACCCTCCCATCATGGATAGTCCACCTAGtgattggtttttggttttggtttgtttttttaaaataatttctttgggggctcttacaactcttctcaTAACCCATACAACCattaattgggtaaagcacatttgttatatttgttgccatcatcattctcaaaacatatgctttctacctgagcacttaatgtcagttcctcatttctctctctccatccccaccccccaccctcatgaccccttgataatttatacattattattattttctcgtatcttagatagtccgatgtctcccttcacccattttctgttgtcattcacccagggaggaggttatatgtggatccttgtaatcggttccccttctctaccccactttccctcgcccccatcccagtatcaccactctcagcactggtcctgaagtggtcatcttccctggattccctgtgtttccaattcctatatgTACCCTTCTACAGatactctggtccagccagatttgtaaggtagaattggggccatgatagtggcagagaggaagcatttaagaactagaggaaagttgtatgtttcatccttgctgcatcgcaccctgactggctcgtctcctcgctACAACCCttctgttgtcatcgctgtgttctcttttgtcactttgtcttgctatgattGTATTTTTGGTAAGTATTTTATCTCTTCAGCTCTCTCTAGATGAGATTGGCTAGATGAAcagtgtggaggagaaaacaattggtcTGATAGTTCTGGGTTGGGGTGGAGAGGACGGAGAGTGATTGGTTTTAAAGTGTGCTCTTATGTTCTACAGATCAGAACATTGTTCTCAATAATGTTGATTTTTGATGCATAACcaggatattgctatttttattttattaaccaggatgttatatcAATGTTGTACCATGTAAGGCTTCACTAACTCTATAGAATATTAACATCCATTTTGCTTTGAGGTTCTGTCCTCTGTTGATTGAGTCTTAGACAAATGATGTATGAGTGTTTAACCTTTAAAGATGGACTCAAATGTCCACTTGGGACTGCAACCAAAGAGTCATCTTTAGCTGATAAtcgaataaagactcttctaaatcacCACGGCGTGATCATGGCTGTCATATATTTGAAACAACCAAACTTCTGCCAAAATGCTCATGTCTGAAGGGCAAGTTTAAATCTTAGTCTTCAAACTCCCGGGGGGCCCTAAACACCACGTCCCACAAATGAAGAGATTGTAAGGAGGACAGACTCTATATTAACCGTTGTCTATATACTTTTCATTGGATAATGTCAGGCAAAGCTTTCTTGGGCTGCGAGCCTactcccacctctcctttctcTACCACATCTAGAGAACGACGTGCTCTGTCTTCTCACTCTTATAACTTTGATGACTTAGCCCCGGGCAGCATGTTTCCCTCTAATACTTCAGTTTGTCTTTGAATTGTTCTGTTAGCTCTTTCTttcatcaattcttccatttgctttagctatgatTTTCCCAGTGGCAACATTCAGAGTCTCTTGATGTCCACCTTGGTCATTCTTCCTTTTCTGCCTTGTGAAGGATGTTGTTCTCTTCATAGTGATAttattgatgtcattccacagctggTCCAGTTCCCTGTAGTTAGTGCTCCGTTACCCatacctgttcttgagatggtcttgacatTCATGCGGGATGTGTCTCAGGTTATATTTGAACTCTTGTGTATTGGATTCATATCTTCAGCTTCATGGTCTCAGCTTCATTTTTGACTGCAGATAACGAGCTCCCCCAAAATCTCCTTTATGTTAGTGGTTAAGTCTTAACATTTCCTTTTTGGGAGGGTAAACATGACATTGAAATGcaaaaaaataaccaaaaaaacccccagTACCTATAAGTCTTTTATTAAATTCCTTGAGATCATGGAACAATGAAGTAGATCATCTAGCCCTCGGGGAGAGTgaattggagagtggattacctccACCCTCCGACAGGCATTCCTGGGAGGAGCAGTCTCTGCAGATtgactgggtgtgtccttgatggatagTCCAGTACTGGAGGTTGCATAGTCAAAAGGCAGAGCCTAGCCCTGTTGCTTAGGCTGCCTTCTTTCAAAGGATCAATCATCTAAGCTCCATAGAGCCTAAAATATGCTTTTTAGTCTTGGCCATCTTTGGGCTTCCATAATCCCTCCTCCTATTGTGATTAACGAGCTTCCAATGATTCAGGAACTTGACAGTTTCCTGTATTGCATGACTTAGTGACTGAATATCCTGACTGAATCTTTGGACTCGACTATGGCTTCATGCTAATAGCATTCGTCATCCAGATCATGTATCTTTGGTTTCATTTTGCCTTAATATCATTTATGACAGTCCATGTTTTGCTTAATTGACATTTTGCATTGGGGTCTCTTCTGTACCCTAATACATTTACCACAGACGAAGTCTATTTGACTTCTGTGAATCACATCAGCAGAGAAAGTCAACATGTGGAGCTGCCATTTGCATTGTTAAAGCAGGTGTGTGTGGAGAAGaagtcattggccttgcaaaatttaCCCTGTTATTTCCAGGtttctttctatcaccaagatcatatttcctgtcctcctctccttcctctctgtttcctaatTTACTACTGCAATCACCTATCATCATCTCTGCCTCTTGACTACGCGGgtgatcaatttcatactgaggGGGCTTGAAGAATCCTTCAGTTCTTTTGTTTAGCGATTGGTGAGCCAATTTGACTGTTCACTCTATTGacaagattttcttttttaaaaaaaagttttatcagTGGCTCATACACtgtcatcacaatgcatacatacatcaattgtgtaaaacacatctgtactttaattcccctcatcattctcaaagcatttgctctccacgtaagcccttcgcatcaggtcctcttttttcccatttcttccccgttccccactccctcatgagcccttgataatttttaaattatttctttgtcatatcttgccctgttcggtgtctcccttcactcccttttctgttgttcgtcccccagggaaggtcacatgtagatccttgtaatcggttttctttttccaacccactctccctctactctctcagtatcactactcacaccactggtcctgaaggtatcacccgccctggattccctgtcactccaactcctatatgcaccagtgtacttcccctggtctagccagaattttttttttcacacgTGTTCAATGAAGTTTTATTAGTAGGGAAGTCAGGAATCAGGATCCCAGGAGAGAAGTGAGGCCATTTCAGATCTTCCCGGGAAATGTGCCTTGTGCCCGGCGGTCATCCCAGGCGGTCACCCAGGAAATGGGGCAGAGGGACTTGTACACGCGCTGATACCACTGACACATGGAGACGTCGCCCCCTTTGGCATTCATCGCCTTCTCACAGCGGTGGAAGTCCAAGTAGTTCTGCCAGCAGTtccttgtttggttctggttgggGAAGCGGCTGTCAAAAGGCGCAGTTCGGTAGTTCTTGATTTTGGTCTTGATGTCTTCTGCCATGGTGGTGACTCCTAAAGCGCGCCCTCAAATCGCAGGCAGCTCAATCGGTCTAGCCAGAATTACAAGGGagtattcggatcatgatagtgggattagggggagtggagggaagcatttaggaactagaggaaagctgtattcttcattggtgctacaacccaccctgactgactcatctcctcccctattgACGAGACTTTCTTGTCCTCCCATAGATATTATCCCGAAACAGAGAGCATAGTAGTACAATATAGATGTAAAATTTCCATTTGAGGAATGCCCAGTCATTCCTTCTGAATTGATCTCTCCTGCACAGTAAGCCATAGGATTGTTAGATACAATGGGCAACCACCATACTTCCTACTGATCTTTGATTTATGCATTTCCATAGCTGCTGAGGTCACTGCCCACCATCGGACCTGCCTATCTTGGATTCTACAACTCGAGGACCCACTTGAGTCTGCAAAAGTATCCAGTTGGAAAACTTTCCAGCACCTAccttgccagcctctaccacTGTGAGTTCATAACAGGAGTGGCATAGCCAGGAAGCTTCCCTCTGAGGAGCTAAGGCGGGCAGCTTCCAGGTGTTAAAGTGCTGGGACAATCCGTGTGGCTGTCCCAGAAGTCTGAGCACACCCCTCTTTTTATTCACAGGTCTGGACTCTCTGTGGAGCTGATTGTTCAACATGAGCAGCAAgaacccacccaggctcctggacCTGGCCATCCAGAGTGTGTTGCAGgatgaggcctcagccattggtgccctggagtggctgcccacagagctctTCCCCCCGCTGTTCATGGCAGCTGTCATTGGGGGACACGGAGAGACAGTGAAGGCCATGGTGGGGTCCTGGCCTTTTATCCGGCTCCCACTAGGGGCTCTCATGAAGTCTTCGCATTCTCACCAGGACATCTTAAAGGCTGCCCTGGATGCTTTTGCCATCCTGCTTTCCCCAAAGGTTCCCCCCAGGAGATGCAAGCTGAGAGTGCTGGATCTATGCCTGGACACTGACACCAACTTCTGGAAAGTGTGGTCTGGAACCGAATCCATTGCCTCTGTGACCTCATCAGAGGATCCAGTGACCACCCGTCCCTGGACTCTGACCCACACCAGGCAGGATTCCAGAACAGGGGAGAAGCCTCAGCCCTTGGCCTCCGCCATGTTCCTCACAGACCTGCGTGTCCTAGAGACAGGCCCAGATGAAGTGCTTACCTTCCTCATGGAAAGGGCCCAACAGGGAAAGGACCTGCCCAATCTGTATTGTAGGGAGCTAGAGTTTGTTGGTGTCCCACCACTTCCCATTATGGAGGAGATCCTGAAGGCGGTGCAGCTGGGCGATGTGCAGGAAGTGGTGTTGCATTGCAGATGGGACCAGCACACCCTCGACTGGTTTCTTCCTTACCTGACCCATATGGGTCAGCTTCACACACTTCACCTCACGGGAATAATCCTGGAGCCCCCGGTACCAGATCGCATGGCTAAGGTGGAGGAGCTACTTGAAAAACTGACCTCTCAGCTCCTCGGTCTGCATCAGCTCCAGCACCTCATCCTGGAATCGGTCTTCTTCAGGGATGAACAGCTCGGCCAGCTGCTCAGAAGTCTGTCAGCCCCCTTAGAGTCCCTCACCCTCTCGTACTGCGTGCCTGTGGACTCGGACATGAGTAGTCTGTGCTCgtgtccctgcaccagcctcctcaGGTACCTCGATCTGAGTGGTGCGCTCAGTGCAGGCTTTAGCCGTGGATTCCTCCCAAGTCTGCTAGGGAGGGTCTCAGCCACCCTGACCCACCTGGACTTAGCTGACTGCGAAATTGAGGACTCTGAGCTCCGTGCTTTGCAGCCTGCTCTGGGGCACTGTTCCCTGCTGAGCGCCTTGGCGTTGGGTGGAAACCCTGTCTCCCTGGCTGCCCTGCAGGGGTTCCTTCGTCACACTTGGCCACTGTGCACGTTCTCCCTTCTGGAGCTGCCTGTCCCTCAGGATTGCTATGAGGATTTCCAAGTGTCTCTGTGCCAGGATTCTCTTGTCGAGGCAATGCAGGCGCTCAGGGAGACCCTGCAAGCCTATGAGCCTCTCTATGTAAGCTTTGCTGGCAGCAGTCCTGACAGAGATTGGCATGCAATCATCATTCACATAGACAGCTCACCTTCCGTACCCTGTCTTCTCAATCC
It contains:
- the LOC142434177 gene encoding cytochrome c oxidase subunit 6B1-like; the protein is MAEDIKTKIKNYRTAPFDSRFPNQNQTRNCWQNYLDFHRCEKAMNAKGGDVSMCQWYQRVYKSLCPISWVTAWDDRRAQGTFPGKI